The Pyrococcus horikoshii OT3 genome includes a window with the following:
- a CDS encoding tRNA(Phe) (4-demethylwyosine(37)-C(7)) aminocarboxypropyltransferase Taw2 — MRTQGIKPRIREILSKELPEELVKLLPKRWVRIGDVLLLPLRPELEPYKHRIAEVYAEVLGVKTVLRKGHIHGETRKPDYELLYGSDTVTVHVENGIKYKLDVAKIMFSPANVKERVRMAKVAKPDELVVDMFAGIGHLSLPIAVYGKAKVIAIEKDPYTFKFLVENIHLNKVEDRMSAYNMDNRDFPGENIADRILMGYVVRTHEFIPKALSIAKDGAIIHYHNTVPEKLMPREPFETFKRITKEYGYDVEKLNELKIKRYAPGVWHVVLDLRVFKS; from the coding sequence ATGAGGACTCAGGGAATAAAACCCAGGATTAGGGAGATACTCTCAAAGGAGCTTCCTGAAGAGCTAGTGAAATTACTTCCTAAAAGATGGGTTAGGATAGGGGATGTTCTCTTGCTTCCACTAAGGCCGGAGTTGGAGCCTTATAAGCATAGGATAGCGGAGGTTTACGCGGAGGTTCTTGGGGTTAAAACGGTTCTGCGGAAGGGGCATATTCACGGGGAAACTAGAAAACCCGACTATGAGCTCCTCTATGGAAGTGACACTGTAACGGTTCACGTAGAGAACGGGATTAAATATAAGCTAGATGTGGCTAAGATAATGTTCTCTCCCGCGAATGTTAAAGAGAGGGTTAGAATGGCTAAGGTTGCGAAACCAGATGAACTAGTGGTTGACATGTTCGCTGGTATAGGTCACTTAAGCCTTCCAATAGCGGTTTACGGAAAGGCTAAAGTTATAGCTATAGAGAAAGACCCCTACACATTCAAATTCTTAGTTGAGAACATTCACCTAAACAAAGTTGAGGACAGGATGTCGGCTTATAACATGGATAACAGGGATTTTCCTGGGGAAAATATAGCTGATAGGATCTTAATGGGATATGTAGTTAGAACCCACGAGTTCATACCGAAGGCCTTAAGCATAGCAAAGGATGGGGCAATAATTCACTATCACAACACAGTTCCAGAGAAACTAATGCCAAGAGAACCATTTGAGACGTTCAAAAGAATTACGAAAGAATACGGATATGATGTGGAGAAGCTGAACGAGTTGAAGATAAAGAGATACGCCCCAGGAGTTTGGCACGTCGTTCTGGATCTCAGAGTTTTCAAGAGTTGA
- a CDS encoding ABC transporter ATP-binding protein, with protein sequence MPELEVDISFSYGNFEALRDVKFKAKKGELLAIIGPNGSGKSTLLKCIAGILKPRGKIVYDGINLLNLKPKERAKIVSYVPQSSFPQFSFTVEEFVELGTYARGGDIEDALKRVGLVEKRHELITRLSGGEYQLALIARALAQGSEVMLLDEPTSHLDINHTKKVIEILQELKKEKLIIAVFHDLNLAINYSDELLVLKNGEVAWLGDPNSLPLEVIGKVYGIVPKFLEVDGVKTILP encoded by the coding sequence ATGCCTGAACTTGAGGTGGATATATCATTTTCCTACGGTAATTTTGAAGCCCTAAGGGATGTCAAGTTTAAGGCGAAAAAAGGAGAACTCTTAGCTATAATAGGCCCTAACGGATCTGGAAAATCAACTTTGCTCAAGTGCATAGCTGGTATACTAAAGCCTAGAGGTAAGATAGTGTACGATGGTATAAATCTATTAAATCTTAAACCCAAGGAGAGGGCTAAGATAGTTTCATACGTCCCACAGTCCTCATTTCCACAGTTCTCTTTCACCGTTGAGGAATTCGTAGAGCTTGGAACTTATGCAAGGGGAGGCGACATTGAAGATGCCCTAAAGAGAGTTGGGCTCGTTGAAAAAAGGCATGAGCTCATCACAAGACTTAGTGGTGGTGAGTATCAGCTAGCCCTTATAGCCAGGGCCCTTGCCCAGGGAAGTGAGGTCATGCTCCTGGATGAGCCAACGAGTCACCTAGACATAAATCACACGAAGAAGGTCATTGAGATCCTCCAGGAGTTAAAAAAAGAAAAGCTTATAATTGCCGTTTTTCATGATCTAAATCTTGCAATTAACTATTCTGATGAGTTATTAGTTCTTAAGAATGGAGAGGTTGCATGGCTTGGTGATCCTAATTCTCTTCCCCTGGAGGTAATAGGAAAGGTATATGGAATAGTGCCAAAGTTCCTCGAGGTTGATGGGGTGAAGACAATACTACCTTAA
- a CDS encoding Sjogren's syndrome/scleroderma autoantigen 1 family protein: MITDEEIRKVIAPLLLSGAKMLDKHCPKCGSPLFEKDGRVFCPVCEYREKQKKEMVKGVEERLMEKLTQLANSLPDDIDELEKHLRVMEKIIEVLEKYKKLEGRR; the protein is encoded by the coding sequence ATGATAACGGATGAAGAGATTAGGAAAGTCATTGCACCTCTTCTTCTCTCTGGAGCGAAAATGCTGGATAAGCATTGTCCAAAGTGTGGTTCACCTCTCTTTGAAAAGGATGGAAGGGTGTTTTGTCCAGTTTGTGAATACAGGGAAAAACAGAAAAAAGAGATGGTTAAGGGGGTTGAAGAAAGGCTAATGGAGAAGTTAACTCAATTGGCAAATTCCCTTCCCGATGACATTGATGAACTTGAGAAACACTTAAGGGTAATGGAGAAGATAATTGAAGTGTTGGAGAAATACAAAAAACTGGAGGGGAGAAGATGA
- a CDS encoding FecCD family ABC transporter permease, whose protein sequence is MKKVTTLLIVLSVASIFLALSLGSVKIPIKEVISSLSPTSISLYRKGNLSGSKFIILDVRLPRIILAYLVGFSLALAGTASQALFRNSLADPYILGISGGASIGAALALAYNPRYIELFAFIGAIAAVYLVYSISKVNGHIPVDVLLLAGIAVGFFSHAITSYILYMNKDRIHEGLVWLFGTFALATWAKVLLMLIGTIIGSSMLFLTWKELNLLLLGEESIALGLDVNLYRKLIIVAISLLTGVAVAESGIIGFVGLVSPHIMRMIVGPNHKRLLPTAAMFGGILLVTSDVLSRTLVAPVEIPIGIMTSLFGAPFFAYLLIRKKRGELYA, encoded by the coding sequence GGTAACGACCCTGCTAATAGTGCTCTCAGTCGCCTCAATATTTTTAGCATTATCTCTCGGTTCAGTTAAAATACCGATTAAGGAAGTAATATCATCTCTTTCTCCGACTTCGATATCCCTCTATAGGAAAGGAAACCTCTCTGGCTCTAAATTTATTATCCTCGACGTTAGGTTACCTAGGATAATCCTAGCATATTTAGTCGGCTTTTCTCTAGCCTTAGCTGGAACAGCGAGTCAAGCATTATTCCGGAATTCCTTGGCCGATCCCTATATCTTAGGGATAAGTGGGGGGGCTTCAATAGGGGCGGCTTTAGCTCTAGCTTACAATCCGAGGTACATTGAGCTGTTCGCCTTTATCGGGGCTATAGCCGCTGTTTACCTCGTTTACTCGATCTCAAAGGTGAACGGTCACATACCTGTCGATGTACTTCTCTTAGCTGGGATTGCGGTTGGCTTTTTCTCCCATGCAATAACCTCCTACATACTCTATATGAACAAGGATAGGATACACGAGGGGTTGGTATGGCTGTTTGGAACGTTTGCCTTAGCTACCTGGGCTAAGGTTTTACTGATGCTCATAGGCACGATCATAGGATCTAGCATGTTATTCTTAACCTGGAAGGAGTTAAACCTTCTCTTGCTCGGTGAGGAGAGCATAGCATTAGGCCTCGACGTTAATCTGTACAGGAAATTAATAATAGTGGCGATCTCACTTCTAACTGGAGTGGCCGTGGCCGAAAGCGGGATAATAGGATTTGTTGGTTTGGTTAGCCCCCACATAATGAGGATGATCGTGGGCCCTAATCACAAGAGGCTTTTACCAACCGCTGCTATGTTTGGTGGGATTCTACTCGTTACCTCAGACGTTCTCTCAAGAACTTTAGTTGCCCCGGTTGAGATTCCAATAGGAATAATGACATCTCTATTTGGAGCTCCTTTCTTCGCTTACCTTTTAATTAGAAAGAAGAGAGGTGAGCTTTATGCCTGA
- a CDS encoding arginase family protein, whose amino-acid sequence MTVFIPNGEEPNQEGVRYVAKLLKREGLVRDINFATLDEIPLDNSYVLGDHSGTYFILKKIRPKAMISLDAHTDLMQDYFDHASWLAYALKDNVIERASVIGAVLMIPTTSGTKLWTRRVKIFPALPRTRKVRGKWKAYINLKQHGVKAVIKEAKEFLGKEIYLSIDLDILSPEYRIARFQHGELTLKELLDLIDKIKENFDIIAFDIAEISYRVAKSKYGRRAIIEAFSSLKEVFE is encoded by the coding sequence ATGACGGTGTTCATTCCCAATGGAGAGGAGCCGAATCAAGAGGGAGTTAGATACGTGGCCAAGCTACTGAAAAGGGAAGGACTTGTGAGAGATATAAACTTCGCCACGTTAGATGAAATTCCTCTAGATAATTCTTACGTTCTTGGGGATCACTCCGGGACGTACTTTATATTAAAAAAGATAAGGCCAAAGGCCATGATAAGTTTAGATGCTCATACAGATTTAATGCAGGATTACTTTGATCACGCTTCTTGGCTGGCCTATGCGTTGAAAGATAACGTTATAGAGAGGGCCTCGGTAATTGGTGCAGTTCTAATGATACCAACAACTTCTGGAACTAAGCTCTGGACGAGAAGGGTAAAGATATTCCCAGCATTACCAAGGACTAGAAAAGTAAGGGGTAAATGGAAAGCTTACATTAACCTTAAGCAACATGGAGTTAAAGCGGTTATTAAAGAGGCCAAGGAATTCCTTGGGAAGGAAATATATCTGTCAATAGACTTAGACATCCTAAGTCCAGAATATAGGATAGCTCGATTCCAGCATGGAGAACTTACCCTTAAAGAGCTTCTCGATTTGATAGATAAAATTAAGGAGAACTTCGATATTATAGCGTTTGACATAGCTGAAATCTCTTACAGAGTTGCAAAGTCAAAATATGGAAGGAGGGCTATAATTGAAGCGTTTTCCTCCCTAAAGGAGGTGTTTGAATGA
- a CDS encoding NTPase yields MRFFVSGMPGVGKTTLAKRIADEVRREGFKVGGIITEEIREGGKRTGFRVIALDTGEIGRLAYVGYGYPRLGKYVIDVEGFERVAIPALSRALRGADLIVIDEIGPMEFKSNEFLKALGLVLKSEKHLLATVHRRLVDRYRPLGEYYWLTPENRNAVFSEILGRIKGLLKEK; encoded by the coding sequence ATGAGGTTCTTTGTAAGTGGAATGCCGGGAGTTGGAAAGACGACTTTAGCAAAAAGGATAGCCGATGAAGTTAGGAGAGAGGGATTTAAAGTTGGGGGTATAATAACTGAGGAAATTAGGGAAGGAGGGAAAAGAACAGGCTTTAGGGTAATAGCCCTAGATACTGGGGAAATAGGAAGGTTAGCGTACGTTGGTTATGGCTATCCAAGGCTTGGAAAGTACGTTATCGACGTTGAAGGCTTTGAAAGGGTGGCAATTCCAGCACTCTCCAGGGCCCTTAGGGGTGCTGATTTAATAGTTATAGATGAGATAGGCCCGATGGAATTTAAAAGCAATGAGTTCCTTAAAGCCCTCGGCCTAGTACTCAAGAGCGAAAAGCACCTACTGGCAACGGTTCACAGAAGGTTAGTTGATAGGTATAGGCCACTAGGTGAGTACTATTGGCTAACTCCAGAAAATAGGAATGCTGTGTTTTCCGAGATATTGGGAAGGATAAAAGGATTGCTTAAGGAGAAATGA
- a CDS encoding DUF4855 domain-containing protein, with the protein MILVLGIGLWWIRWNDTLGGYESRMTLGGRSPGTYYDEVQLFKERGFDRVVFLGEEGRGINYTGNGFADARYLALWIRTHITSIDYYITIPFSYGSGELRDNPANGFENSYWRSWIDGVLGVDDDNRLGFYWSYESCLQGTINDPVPKKKLNLKKEDEIKEYESKYIEFLQEMSDYIHSHGLELIWIPATGTRDATYLKNNSGIPTLAGYFDRVFVQLNYYQYNSQYTFNKLVEKIKWIYEESLSIEMEADCAVLEGKRGHCAECEYANNEPVYCNNAKCLERACDYISGILEAYWELFHRPPLSPETVVNRLFPHRAYYFGTDFKVVDKVRSKCPEW; encoded by the coding sequence GTGATTCTTGTGTTGGGGATTGGCTTGTGGTGGATAAGGTGGAATGATACTCTGGGTGGTTATGAGTCTAGGATGACTCTTGGTGGGAGGAGTCCAGGAACGTATTATGATGAGGTCCAGTTGTTTAAGGAGAGGGGTTTTGATAGGGTAGTCTTCCTAGGTGAGGAGGGGAGGGGAATCAACTACACTGGGAATGGGTTTGCGGATGCTCGTTACCTAGCACTGTGGATTAGGACTCACATCACCTCAATAGATTATTACATCACAATACCATTCTCCTATGGTAGTGGTGAGCTTAGGGATAACCCTGCCAATGGGTTCGAAAACTCTTACTGGAGGAGTTGGATTGACGGAGTCCTCGGGGTTGATGATGACAACAGACTCGGCTTCTACTGGAGCTACGAAAGCTGCCTACAAGGAACAATCAATGACCCAGTTCCTAAGAAGAAACTTAATCTTAAAAAGGAAGATGAGATTAAAGAGTACGAGAGTAAATACATTGAGTTCCTCCAGGAAATGAGTGATTACATTCACAGTCATGGACTGGAATTAATTTGGATTCCAGCGACTGGAACCAGAGATGCTACGTATTTAAAAAATAATAGTGGGATACCCACTCTAGCTGGATATTTCGACCGTGTTTTTGTTCAATTAAATTATTATCAATATAACTCACAATATACCTTCAACAAACTTGTTGAAAAAATCAAATGGATATATGAAGAATCACTCTCAATAGAGATGGAAGCTGACTGCGCGGTTCTCGAGGGTAAACGTGGGCACTGTGCTGAGTGCGAGTATGCAAATAATGAACCTGTTTACTGTAATAACGCAAAATGTCTAGAACGTGCCTGCGATTATATAAGTGGTATATTAGAAGCATATTGGGAGTTATTCCACCGCCCACCTTTATCGCCGGAAACTGTAGTTAACAGGCTCTTTCCTCATAGAGCCTACTACTTTGGCACTGACTTTAAAGTAGTTGACAAGGTGAGGTCAAAATGTCCAGAATGGTGA